One window of the Pseudobdellovibrionaceae bacterium genome contains the following:
- a CDS encoding NHL repeat-containing protein, translating into MVTRFLLLAFTLSLLLPLGCGRSASKLLRQGQTPVFDFPLYLSEGANGRVLKFDRDGQRSVLVSGLNNPLGIATDRANNLYVVEEGNNRLLKVDAASGAYSVFATGLDSPSVVAVDSFGEVFVVQHGTARNVLRISGDGSTKVITSFSSPYLPTSLAFGVEDLMVVGVDNTGSASDYVQWVKSGTQANINTPTNISTDATGRIYVSENTVSNSRIYRFHQRGESGATVVAEGLSAPSGIAVDPVGNIYAVEQGNARVVLIDIAGQLWEWATGVIDPQYLAFTQY; encoded by the coding sequence TTGGTCACACGCTTTTTGTTGTTAGCATTCACTCTCTCCCTACTTCTCCCACTGGGGTGCGGACGAAGCGCGTCCAAGTTATTGCGCCAGGGACAGACTCCGGTGTTTGATTTTCCTCTCTATCTCAGTGAGGGTGCTAACGGACGGGTTTTGAAGTTTGACCGCGATGGGCAGCGAAGCGTGCTGGTGAGCGGCCTCAATAATCCGCTGGGAATTGCCACTGACAGAGCCAACAACCTTTACGTGGTGGAAGAAGGCAACAACCGACTACTGAAAGTGGATGCCGCCTCCGGCGCCTACTCTGTTTTTGCGACCGGCCTTGATAGCCCCAGCGTGGTGGCAGTTGATAGCTTTGGCGAGGTCTTTGTTGTCCAACATGGCACTGCCCGCAATGTCTTGCGCATCAGTGGCGACGGGAGCACCAAAGTCATCACCTCTTTCTCGTCCCCTTATCTTCCCACATCATTGGCCTTTGGCGTGGAGGACCTGATGGTGGTGGGGGTGGACAACACCGGAAGCGCCAGTGACTACGTTCAGTGGGTCAAGTCCGGCACACAAGCCAATATCAATACGCCGACCAACATCAGCACCGATGCCACTGGACGCATCTATGTTTCAGAAAACACAGTTTCCAATTCGCGGATCTACCGTTTTCACCAAAGGGGCGAAAGCGGTGCCACCGTTGTGGCAGAAGGACTCAGTGCTCCCTCGGGGATCGCCGTTGATCCGGTCGGCAACATCTATGCCGTCGAACAGGGGAACGCCCGCGTGGTGCTCATTGATATCGCCGGCCAACTTTGGGAGTGGGCGACGGGGGTTATCGACCCTCAGTACCTGGCCTTCACTCAATACTAG
- a CDS encoding Hsp70 family protein codes for MSERVSRSEGVVYAIDYGTSNSLLGYVTKDRVFDPIPLDEEAEDPTVFRSVLYFPHQDMCFYGQKAVTEYAQNYGEGRLIRSVKKYLPSTRFVGSYIEDRVVRLEDLIGLFLLEMRKRANERLDLDVTSVVLGRPAKFSFDPTEDKMAEYRLKKAAEFAGFKHVEFLAEPIAAAFDMKKTLTEVKNVLVVDLGGGTSDFTVIRIGPDEFRQEDLLALGGVSIAGDLIDGRFVEEEVSPYFGANVRYRYPGSNNILKMPPVLKDCLCSPADIVQMRKGDHYEFFRQIRHMALSEEDQRHLNNLMVLSEDQLGFELYESVDRCKRGLSDSTASEFSFVYPEVDVMFTEGRSRFNQVIDAKIQQITDCLEETMKQSGLKSEDIDLVYCTGGTSKLFCIQEHLKSQFGEEKVVASGFFHSVVSGLCQYAQGLIESGGTSSWGQ; via the coding sequence ATGTCGGAACGTGTTTCACGCTCTGAAGGGGTTGTTTACGCCATTGATTACGGCACATCCAACTCTCTCTTAGGATATGTAACGAAGGATCGTGTTTTCGATCCCATTCCCTTGGACGAGGAGGCCGAGGACCCTACTGTCTTTCGCAGTGTCTTGTATTTTCCCCACCAGGATATGTGCTTTTACGGGCAAAAGGCAGTGACCGAGTACGCGCAAAACTACGGCGAGGGGAGACTGATCCGTTCGGTAAAAAAGTACCTGCCGTCCACCCGTTTTGTGGGTTCTTACATCGAAGACCGGGTGGTCAGGCTTGAGGACTTGATCGGACTTTTTCTTCTGGAAATGCGCAAAAGGGCCAATGAAAGATTGGACCTGGATGTGACCAGTGTGGTTCTCGGTCGTCCGGCAAAGTTTTCCTTTGATCCAACGGAAGACAAAATGGCCGAGTACCGCCTTAAGAAGGCGGCTGAGTTTGCGGGTTTTAAACATGTGGAGTTTCTGGCTGAGCCCATTGCGGCCGCCTTTGACATGAAGAAGACTCTGACTGAAGTCAAGAATGTGTTGGTTGTTGATTTAGGCGGTGGAACTTCTGATTTCACCGTCATTCGCATTGGTCCTGATGAGTTTCGCCAGGAAGATCTATTGGCTCTTGGCGGAGTGTCCATTGCCGGTGACCTGATCGATGGTAGATTCGTCGAAGAAGAGGTGTCCCCATACTTTGGAGCAAACGTTCGCTATCGATACCCTGGTAGCAACAATATTCTTAAAATGCCGCCCGTGCTGAAGGACTGCCTGTGTTCACCGGCTGATATCGTGCAGATGCGCAAAGGTGATCACTACGAGTTCTTTCGCCAGATTCGCCACATGGCTCTGTCGGAGGAGGACCAACGCCACCTCAACAATCTCATGGTATTGTCTGAGGACCAGTTGGGGTTTGAACTTTATGAGTCCGTGGACCGCTGCAAGCGGGGACTCTCGGACTCCACCGCCAGTGAGTTTTCGTTTGTCTATCCAGAAGTCGACGTAATGTTCACCGAAGGGAGATCGCGCTTCAATCAGGTGATCGACGCCAAGATTCAGCAAATCACCGATTGCCTAGAGGAGACCATGAAACAATCAGGCCTCAAATCTGAGGACATTGATCTGGTCTACTGCACCGGGGGAACTTCCAAGCTTTTCTGCATTCAGGAACATTTAAAATCCCAGTTTGGTGAAGAAAAGGTCGTCGCCTCTGGCTTCTTTCACTCCGTAGTCTCCGGCCTCTGCCAATACGCCCAAGGTCTTATTGAAAGTGGCGGCACCAGTAGTTGGGGGCAATGA
- a CDS encoding bifunctional aldolase/short-chain dehydrogenase produces the protein MNNLWNDQDPASRSSQPLELRTYTSNLIGQSDDLVLHGGGNTSVKVKEKNFFGDEEEILYVKGSGWDLASIKPEGFAPVKLSVLKRLATLTKLSDTDMVREQKAAMTNPTAPAPSVEAILHALIPYQYVDHTHADAVVTLTNGLRNESELKKIFGDRVLFVPYVMPGFILARTVFEMTQDIQWQNYDAMILMHHGIFTFSDSAKTSYDLMIEYVSRAEQYLHESGAPAKVATSQGNGFGLNECLRLASLRKEISVVAGKPMLVRLDQSAEAIGFSQHADVAGKISHGPLTPDHVIHTKQLPFLVQGENMNSLVSDYADRYEKYFSDNKTDGLSCLDRAPRWGVWPGQGLLAVGQNAKFLRVIGDISQHTTKAIQWADAFGGWWALPTKDIFEVEYWELEQAKLKKAGSAPEFEGRVALVSGAASGIGRACVEDLIACGAQVMALDINPEITEMIKSPQYMGMVCDVTQTAQLRECLIKGIRHFGGLDMVVSNAGIFPSSCRIEDMGDEYWEKSMAVNLTSHEKLLHVTIPFLKHGWEPAVVIVGSKNVPAPGPGAAAYSVAKAGLTQLARVAALELGADGIRVNVVHPNAVFDTGIWTDEVLTKRAQSYGLSVDEYKRNNVMKVEVTSKDVARLVSTMAGATFAKTTAAQIPIDGGNDRVI, from the coding sequence ATGAACAATCTTTGGAATGATCAGGATCCAGCAAGTCGCTCAAGCCAACCACTGGAACTGAGAACTTACACTTCAAATTTGATTGGCCAGTCAGATGATTTGGTTCTTCATGGTGGTGGCAACACCTCGGTGAAGGTAAAGGAAAAGAACTTCTTCGGTGACGAGGAAGAGATCCTCTATGTGAAAGGCAGTGGCTGGGATCTAGCCAGCATCAAACCTGAAGGTTTTGCGCCGGTTAAATTGAGCGTTCTTAAGCGTTTGGCGACCCTAACCAAATTGAGTGATACCGACATGGTCCGTGAGCAAAAGGCGGCCATGACCAATCCGACAGCACCGGCGCCCTCGGTTGAGGCCATTCTTCATGCTTTGATTCCTTATCAGTATGTGGACCATACCCATGCCGATGCCGTGGTGACTTTGACTAATGGTTTGCGTAACGAGAGTGAACTTAAAAAAATCTTTGGCGACCGGGTGCTATTTGTCCCCTATGTGATGCCTGGATTTATTCTCGCCCGCACTGTTTTTGAAATGACCCAGGATATTCAATGGCAGAACTACGATGCTATGATCCTCATGCACCATGGGATCTTCACCTTTTCTGATTCGGCCAAAACCAGTTATGACCTGATGATCGAGTATGTGAGTCGGGCCGAGCAGTACTTGCACGAGTCCGGCGCTCCAGCGAAGGTGGCCACCTCTCAAGGCAATGGCTTTGGTTTGAACGAGTGTTTGCGACTGGCCTCCTTGAGGAAGGAGATTTCAGTTGTGGCAGGAAAGCCCATGTTGGTGCGTTTGGATCAGTCGGCTGAGGCCATTGGCTTTTCTCAGCACGCAGATGTGGCGGGCAAGATCAGTCACGGCCCTTTGACTCCTGACCATGTGATTCACACCAAGCAGCTGCCTTTCTTGGTTCAGGGTGAGAATATGAACTCCTTGGTAAGTGACTATGCCGACCGCTATGAAAAATACTTTAGCGATAACAAGACAGATGGTCTTTCATGCCTGGATCGGGCGCCCCGCTGGGGTGTATGGCCCGGCCAGGGGCTGTTGGCTGTTGGACAGAACGCCAAATTCTTGCGGGTGATTGGCGATATCTCTCAGCACACGACCAAGGCCATTCAATGGGCTGACGCCTTTGGCGGTTGGTGGGCACTTCCGACCAAAGACATCTTTGAAGTGGAATATTGGGAGTTGGAGCAAGCCAAACTTAAAAAGGCCGGGTCGGCTCCTGAGTTTGAAGGCCGGGTAGCCCTCGTCAGTGGTGCGGCCAGTGGGATTGGCCGAGCTTGCGTGGAAGACCTGATTGCCTGTGGCGCCCAGGTCATGGCTTTGGATATCAATCCTGAAATCACCGAGATGATCAAGTCCCCTCAATACATGGGGATGGTCTGTGATGTGACCCAAACAGCCCAGCTGCGTGAGTGTCTCATAAAGGGCATTCGCCACTTTGGTGGTTTGGACATGGTGGTCAGTAACGCTGGCATTTTCCCCAGCAGTTGTCGCATCGAGGACATGGGCGATGAGTATTGGGAAAAGTCCATGGCGGTGAATCTCACCAGTCACGAAAAACTTCTTCATGTTACCATTCCATTTCTTAAGCATGGATGGGAGCCCGCAGTGGTCATTGTTGGCTCAAAAAATGTTCCCGCCCCGGGACCGGGAGCGGCGGCCTATTCAGTGGCCAAGGCCGGATTGACTCAATTGGCGCGAGTGGCGGCTCTTGAGTTGGGGGCTGATGGCATTCGTGTGAATGTGGTTCACCCCAATGCGGTTTTCGATACCGGCATCTGGACAGATGAAGTGCTCACTAAGCGCGCCCAAAGTTACGGTCTGAGCGTGGACGAATACAAGCGCAACAACGTGATGAAAGTGGAAGTGACATCGAAAGACGTAGCCCGTCTGGTCTCCACCATGGCAGGAGCAACGTTTGCGAAGACCACAGCCGCGCAAATTCCCATCGATGGTGGCAACGACCGGGTCATTTGA
- a CDS encoding M48 family metallopeptidase, which yields MKHLIFISASLVLIFSCATSPTGRRQFLLVSDSEMNSMGSQAFDEMKSKVPREYNSAINSYVKCVANAITDVAVDHTGVASWEVVVFRDNSANAFALPGGKIGVHTGMLKVATSADQLAAVLGHEVGHVIARHGAERVSQAMAAQAGLMVTDLLLETNRNRGTIMAALGLGAQFGVILPHGRKQESESDDIGQQLMAMAGFDPRESVQLWRNMQKASGGGPPEWLSTHPSNSRRIGDLESNMPAAMQLYQQAQAQGKQPRCIRP from the coding sequence ATGAAACATTTGATCTTTATCTCAGCCTCACTCGTCTTGATCTTCAGCTGTGCCACCTCACCCACTGGACGCCGCCAATTTCTCTTGGTTTCGGATTCTGAGATGAACTCCATGGGGTCTCAGGCCTTTGATGAAATGAAGAGTAAGGTTCCGCGTGAATACAATTCAGCCATCAATTCCTATGTTAAATGTGTGGCCAATGCCATTACCGATGTGGCTGTGGATCACACGGGTGTGGCCAGCTGGGAAGTGGTGGTGTTTCGCGATAACTCGGCCAATGCCTTTGCCCTTCCTGGTGGAAAAATTGGTGTGCATACAGGAATGCTCAAGGTGGCCACTTCAGCGGATCAATTGGCAGCTGTTCTCGGTCACGAGGTGGGACACGTGATTGCCCGTCATGGTGCCGAGAGAGTTTCCCAGGCTATGGCGGCTCAGGCGGGCTTGATGGTGACGGATCTCTTACTGGAAACCAACCGCAATCGCGGCACCATCATGGCGGCTCTTGGTTTGGGCGCTCAGTTCGGGGTGATCCTTCCCCATGGCCGCAAACAGGAGTCTGAGTCCGATGATATCGGTCAGCAGCTCATGGCCATGGCTGGGTTTGATCCTCGCGAGAGCGTTCAGCTGTGGAGGAATATGCAAAAGGCTAGTGGTGGTGGGCCCCCTGAATGGCTGTCCACCCATCCCTCCAACAGTCGCCGCATCGGTGATCTGGAGTCCAATATGCCGGCCGCCATGCAGCTCTATCAGCAGGCCCAGGCTCAAGGAAAGCAGCCCCGCTGTATCCGTCCCTAG
- a CDS encoding ribonucleotide reductase subunit alpha — MAIANFQDLIKTAQSQPEPQRLLFLFAQANAETTSDSGQQRGTITPMICVDMLPNEVGDFKALVKEADGINKNWNFVFIAALSGVNGIEPSSEEAGHFLERMTTTISSGMDVDKYLVFDRDENPVTLTPG; from the coding sequence ATGGCCATTGCCAATTTTCAAGACTTAATTAAGACAGCCCAGAGTCAGCCGGAGCCTCAGAGACTCTTATTTCTCTTTGCTCAAGCCAATGCAGAGACGACCAGCGACTCGGGTCAACAGCGTGGGACCATTACACCCATGATCTGTGTGGATATGCTTCCCAATGAAGTGGGTGACTTCAAAGCTCTGGTAAAAGAAGCCGACGGCATCAACAAGAACTGGAATTTTGTTTTCATTGCCGCTCTTTCTGGAGTGAACGGAATTGAGCCCTCCTCCGAAGAGGCGGGCCACTTTTTGGAAAGAATGACCACAACCATTTCAAGTGGAATGGATGTGGACAAGTACCTGGTTTTTGACCGGGACGAGAACCCGGTCACTCTGACTCCAGGCTGA
- a CDS encoding DUF2608 domain-containing protein, which produces MQVLSLLFSLVIACSAFAAQVFETSDLADVHAKAVEIAPQYGGSQNVLVVFDLDNTLLKQSQSLGSDQWFRWQEDAVLNNKEIPSKVAKDFSELLDVQGVLFYLSPMESTQSDAPAILSQLKAKGFAVIALTSRGMEFRDATMKHMRNGFEFSSFGYSGKSSHAFLPYNNQDLSSIGLPADLDPQIIKSLKLDKPARPVNFTDGVFFSGGQHKGAMMLAILHLLSLKPKAVIFVDDQTKHVDRMGQALALKPIDLYGFRYSRIDREVQDFELPDSPEKSRSVFDWENLRNTVKSIFGQKALPAEPQAAGVQ; this is translated from the coding sequence ATGCAAGTCTTGAGTCTTTTGTTTTCACTAGTTATTGCCTGTTCGGCCTTTGCGGCCCAAGTTTTTGAAACCAGCGACTTGGCTGACGTTCATGCCAAAGCCGTGGAAATCGCCCCACAATATGGGGGCAGCCAAAATGTGTTGGTGGTTTTTGATCTAGACAACACACTCTTGAAGCAATCCCAGTCCCTGGGCTCTGATCAGTGGTTTCGCTGGCAAGAGGATGCGGTTCTCAACAACAAGGAAATCCCGAGCAAGGTGGCCAAGGACTTTTCTGAACTCCTCGATGTGCAAGGTGTGTTGTTTTATCTCAGCCCTATGGAGAGCACCCAATCCGATGCCCCAGCAATACTCAGCCAACTCAAGGCGAAGGGCTTTGCGGTGATTGCTCTGACTTCGAGAGGAATGGAGTTCCGCGACGCCACCATGAAACACATGAGAAATGGATTTGAGTTTTCAAGCTTTGGCTATAGTGGCAAGTCCAGCCACGCCTTTTTGCCTTACAACAATCAAGACCTGTCTTCCATTGGCCTTCCGGCTGACCTGGATCCACAGATTATCAAAAGTCTTAAGCTGGACAAGCCCGCCCGCCCGGTGAACTTCACCGACGGTGTGTTTTTTAGTGGCGGCCAACACAAAGGGGCCATGATGTTGGCGATTTTGCATCTGCTCAGCCTCAAACCAAAAGCCGTGATCTTTGTCGACGACCAAACAAAACACGTGGATCGCATGGGCCAGGCTCTGGCTCTTAAGCCCATTGATCTCTATGGCTTTCGCTATTCGCGCATTGATCGCGAGGTGCAGGATTTCGAACTTCCCGATTCACCGGAAAAGTCGCGTTCCGTTTTTGATTGGGAAAATCTGCGTAACACAGTGAAGAGTATATTCGGGCAGAAAGCCCTACCAGCTGAGCCGCAAGCGGCAGGAGTTCAATAA